The following DNA comes from Corynebacterium urogenitale.
CAACGACCCAACCGCGAAGATCAACCGCCCACGCCAGATCTACACCGGTCACGCAGAGCGTTCCCTGTAAGACGCAGATGTGAGCTCCATCGGGCTTCGGTAGCTTCGGCAGCTGAAGAGCCGGCCGAGGCGCCCGGCGAGCGGTGAGTGTGAGCTAGTGTTGCTCGCTCATGCAGCTCGGATGGCGCTCAGCGTGTCAGCGAATTGAAGCTCGCTGACCGGGGCTTTTGATCCCGCTCTTCCTCTCGTTTGTGAGGGGAGGGGCGGGATTTTGTTATTCTGGGGAGGTTCGCGCGGTGTGGCTGTAGGCAAAATGCTTGTGCCCGCGCCGTCCGCATACCCCTGTAAATCGCGGGTTGGCGTAAGGCACGGAAAACTCTGTGCTTCAGTTAGCCCGTCTACAGAGGCTCCGCACGGAGCCTCGCGAGCAAGAGGTCCCAGCCGTGAGCCCTAGCAGTGAGAATGATCCAACCCGGAGTCTCACGAGCAAAGAGGGCACTAGTTTGGTGCCTCGATAGCAAGGAGTAAAAACCCAATGAGCAAGCCTCAAATCGAGCCACAGTCCGGCCCTGCCCCCAGCGAACTGGTGATTGAGGACATCACCGTTGGCGAGGGTGCAGAGGCTGTCGCTGGCGGCATGGTTGACGTGCACTACGTGGGCGTGGATTTCGAGACGGGTGAGGAATTCGACTCTTCCTGGGATCGCGGTCAGTCCATCCAGTTCCCGCTGAATGGTTTGATCCAGGGTTGGCAGGAAGGCATCCCCGGCATGAAGGTAGGTGGCCGCCGTCAGCTGACCATCCCACCGGAGAAGGCGTATGGCCCAGCCGGTATGGGGCACCCTCTGTCCGGTCGCACCCTGGTTTTCATCATCGACTTGCTGGACGCGCAGTAGCTCAGCTGGCTTTCCAGCAATCCTGACCTATTTGCCGACCATAGGCTGCACAAGGCTATGTGAGGTCGGCTTTTGAACAATACTCCCTCACGTTTCGTGGGCTTAACCTAAGAGCCCAGGTCGCGAATTCTCGCACCGCAACATGAGGGAGATTTGTTCATGGGGCACCAAACACCCCGCTGCACCCACCGCCGGCTTAGCATCCCGGTTCCCCATTAAGCTGCGCGCCCAGCACACACCTGTGCCATGTGGCATGATCGGTGCCATGAATAGGGCTGGGGGGCCGTTGATTTCCACAACGGGAACATCGCAATCGCATCGCGCGGCAGTCTATCGTCGTGCTCAGAAGGATGGGGACCTGATCCGCGTCCTTCCGGGCGTATTTATCCCATTCCAGGAGCTGCCGATCGAACGCGATGCGCGGATCAGCCTCTTCATCACCGCGGCGGCCGTTGCTCACCGGAACAGTATTGTTGTCGGCCGTTCCGCCGCATTCCTTCACGGTCTGGCTCGGACGACGGAGGAGGTGGCGTCGAAGGACTATCCGCCGATCGAATTGGGCACCGTGACGCACAGCTCAACGCGCCACACCTCGCATCGATGGATGCAGATTGAGCATCGGCGCGTGACGCGGAAGGTGGAGCGGCGATGCGTGACTATGCGCACCCCGTTTGGGCACATTCGTGTCGCGAGCATGCTCGATACGTGTGAGCAGTTGCTGCTGTGGCATCCAATGGATGCGGCCGTGGTGGCTGTTGAGGATGCGCTGAATAGGATGAAGCTACCTCGTGGTGCCCTGCGGGTGGAGAATCTCAAGGGGCGGAAGGGCATCAAGCAGGCGCGGCGCGCGCTTAAACTTATTACGCCATGGTCGGAGAGTCCGCGCGAGAGTGAGCTGAAGTTGCGGTTGTGGCGCGCGGGCCTGCCGGCGCCGATGCAGCAAGTTGTTATCCGACGCCACACTGGCGAGTTTCTCGGACGTGTCGATTTCATGTTTCATTGTGGCCTGATCGTGGAGTACGACGGCGCAAGCAAGCATGCGAGTGTGTCGGTTGATCCTTCGAATGTGTTCTCTTTGGAACGGAGCTTGAACAGGGAGAGGGAGCGGGAACGTCGCATTATGGGTCTGGGGTATGAGTTCGTGCGAGTGGATCGGCGGAGTTTCCGTGAAGGCACTGGGGTGGAGGATGTGGTGGAGAGGTACGCGGATATGGTGGATAATCCGCCGTCCAAGACGAAGCGTGAGAAATGGGTGTGGTCTGCGAAGGGGAAAGCCTGGAGGGAGTGAAGCCTGACGGGAGTGAGGGAAGTAGAGGTGGGCAGGGGGAGGCAGAAGGAAGCAGGGCTAGCGTGAACAAATCTCCCTCACGTTGCGTGGGCTCAATCTAAAAGCCCAGGTCGCGAATTCTCTCGGTGCAACGTAAGGGAGATTTGTTCATGAGCGGCTGCAGTGCCACCAGCGGGCAGTGCCACCAGCGGGCAGCGCCACCAGCGGGAGGCGAGCTAGTTGCCCTTGAGCGCCTTCACCCAGGTGAGCTTGGAGCCATTGTGGAGGATGGCGTTGCGGTAGATCTTCGCAACGAGGGCCAGCGCGCCGACAGTTAGCAGCATTGCCAAACCGAAGGAGGCCAGTACCTCGAGCAGGCTCATGTTGCCTCCAATCATCTGCACGGGGGCGACTGTCAAGCTGAAGGGTGGCACCCATGCGAGTACCTGCATGATGGTGGAATCCAGTGCGTTCCAGCCGAAGATCGGCGCGTAGATCATGCCGAAGATCAGCAACATAATGGGCGACTGGGTGGACTGCAGGTCCTCGGTCCGCGAAACCATGGAACCAGCGGCTGCGTACAGCGAGCCGAAGAACAACAGGCCGATGGCGAAGCTCAATAGCATGAGCGGCACTACAGCCATGCTCAGCGTGAACCCTTCCAGCAGGCCAGTGATTTTCACGGCGGTGGCTCCGGCACCCAAGATGATTGCGGTGCTGACGAGGCCCAGGATTGCGTTACCGACCAACTTGCCTGCGAGGAAATCCATCGGACGCACGGAAGCGAGGATGATCTCCACTACGCGGGAGCTTTTCTCCTCCGTCACGCGTCCACCGATGTTCGCGGCGAAAAGGATAATGAAGAAGCTCATGAGGCTCACGGCGATCATAACCGTGACCACAGCGCCCAAGTTGCTTTCCTGTTCCTTTTCTTCATCGAGGTCTACCGTGGTGTAGCTGCTGTCCGGCAGTGCGTTGGTGAAATCGGCGGGGTCCACGCCCACTGCGTTGAGTGCCTCGTTTTGGGCATTCGCTGTCAGTGTTGTGCTGACAATCGCAGTGACGGTGCCATTGGGAGAGCCCTTGGCAAATAGTTCGTAGCTCGTATCCTTGCCTTCGCCTTCGGCGACCAGCGCAGCGTCGACATCCCCATCCTTGACCTTCTGCTTGGCTTCGTCTGCAGAGTCGATGCTCTCTACCTTGATCTCCCCGGTACCGCCGGAGCCGACGCCCGCGATAGGGCCCGCGCCCTCCATCGCGCCCGGGTTGTTCGCTTCGGTGATCTCCTTGGCTACCTGTTCGAATGGTGCGCTTTCCATGCCGACGACAGCAAGCGATGGCTGTTCATCGCTGTCCTTGTTCATGAAGAAGTTCGCAACGAACACTCCGCCGACGGTGACGATCAGCGTAATGAGAAGCGAGAAGATCACGCCTTTGGAGCGCAGGAGCACAGAGATTTCGCGTGCGGCGACGGTGGAGATTGTGTTGGCTGAGGAGTACTTCGTATTTTGGGTGCTCGTGGTGGTGCTCATGACTGCACAACCTCCTGGAATAGTTCGGTGAGGTCTGGGACGCGGCGGGTGAAGGAGTGGACGGGGCCTGCGGCTAGCGCTGCTTGCAGTAGTTCCTGGTCCCGCTGTTCGCTATCGACTTCGACGATGACCCGCCCTGGGTGCTCCGCAGTCGCTGCGTGCGTCTCGATCACGTGAGCCCACTCCGGCTCCCAACCGCGCGCCGGGGTGACAACCTCGTAGCGGATCGGGCCGCGGTTGCGCAGCTCGTGGACTGAGCCCTCGGCCCGCATCTGCCCCTTCGTGATGATGCCCACGCGGTCGCACAGGCGCTGCACGAGGTCGAGCTGGTGGGAGCTGAACATGACGGGCACCCCGGCGTTGGCGCGCTCGCGCAGGATCTCGCTCATGACGTTGACGGCCACGGGGTCGAGGCCAGAGAAAGGTTCGTCGAGGATGAGCAGGTCGGGGTTGTGGATGAGGGAGGCGGCGAGCTGTACACGCTGCTGGTTGCCAAGGGAGAGTTCATCGAGCTTGTCGTCTTTGCGCTCGGCCAATCCCAGCCGTTCGAGCAGATTGTTGGCGCTTGTTGCTGCGGCTTTGCCATTCATGCCGTGGAGTTTGCCGAAGAATGTGAGCTGGTCGGCGAGTTTTTCCTTGGCGTAGAGGCCACGTTCTTCGGGCATGTAGCCGATGCGTCGGCGCAGGTTGTCGTTCATTTTTTGGTTGCCGATGCGCACTTCGCCGGAGTCGCTGCTGAGCACTCCGAGCGCGATGCGCATGGTGGTGGATTTGCCGGCGCCGTTGGAGCCGACGAAGCCGTAGATTTCGCCGGGGTGGACGCTGAAGGTCATGTCTGTGAGCACGCGGTGGTCGCCGTAACTCTTGTTGAGGTGGTCGATGTGGAGGGGTTCCATGGCTGTGTTCCTGTTGTTGCTCTCTTCGGTGCTGGTCTCTTTGCTGCGTTCTTACTGGTAATGGTGATGTTCCTCGTATGTATCAGTATGCCTGAGGTGTGCAGACCCTTCCTGTTGATCACTGTTGAAGTCGTGTGGCTCGACGCCACTAGGTGGTCTCTTCCATGTCATCCGAAAGGGTGAAGGTCATGGCGTAACCGACAGCGGGGAGGGCGACGATCGCGAGAAAGCCGATGAGGCCAATCAGGCTGACGGTGTACACGATCTGCATGGGGCTGTGACCGAGAATTTCCGTGGTGTCGGTGGTGAGTGCGCTGAATGTCACGAGGAAGACGAGCCCGAGGGTGAAGAACTTCCCGATGAGACTGTAGGAAATTTTCCGCCATGAGTTGATGACAGTCTCCTCGTATTCGTCCAGGAGTTCGGAGGGGGCATCGTCTTTTGCGTTGATAGTGGTGCGCAGCATCGTCCAGACGATCATCATGAAGAGGGTAAAGACGATCCATCCCAGCAATAGTGGTGACCAGAACAGCTGGCCGATGGCGATGAGGACTCCCGCGGCGAGGGAGGCGAAGTAGAGCGTCACGAGGAGGCGTTGACGGGCTGGGGTGCGCCACGAGGTGAGCGAGGAGGACATAGTTTCTTGCTGCTTAGACCAGAATTCAACCCGCCGTTGGTGGCGGCGTGTGGCCCAGGTGGTCAAGGTTTTCGAGAGGCTCATGGGGTTTCCTCCTTGGTGGGGGTGGTGCGCGGATACATTTCCTGACTCATCGGGAGGAACTCTTCGCGGCTGAAGACGGCTTCCACTGGGAGTTGGAAGACCTCACACAGTCGGAAGGCGAGGTCCAAGCTGGGCGAATGGTCGCCGCGCTCGAGGGCGCCGACGGTCTGGGGGTTGACTCCGATCAAAGTGGCGAGTTGTGCACGTGACATGTCCCGCTCTGCTCGGAGCACGCGCACCCGATTGAAGATCGGCTGTGTTGGCTTTTTCTTTGGGGACATACCGCAAAGTATTGTATAAACCCAACGCTTTGTCAATGGATAGCAATGAATTGTTGAAAAATATTGCACTGAGCTGCCTCGGGTTGAGCAATACATAAGAGCTCGTGTCGCCTGGTGAGCGAGGAAATCGCCCACAGGGACACCGCGAGGAATTGAAGGGTGCGAAGGGTGGCGTCGAATCAAAGAAATGGGGAGGATGGTGGGCATGGCACCTTACGAAAACATCGCAATGAACGACGGCAACAGCATCCCCCAACTGGGACTGGGAGTGTGGGAGCTCAGCGACGAGGACACCTACAGCTCCGTACGTGCGGCCATCGAGGTCGGATGCCGACACGTGGATACCGCCAAGATCTACGGCAATGAGGAGGCCGTGGGGCGGGCGATCGCCGATGCGATCAGCGCAGGTGAGATTGCCCGTGAGGACATCTTCGTCACCACCAAGCTCTGGAACGAGGACCAGACTCGCGGGGAGGAAGCCCTCAACGCGTCGCTCCAGCGCCTCGGAATGGACTACGTGGACCTCTACCTGTTGCACTGGCCATGCCCCAAGGCAGGGACATACGTGCAGGCTTATGAATCCATGATCGCAGGCCAGGAGGCGGGCAAGGTCCGCTCCGTGGGCGTGTGCAACTTCTACCAGGAAACCCTCGAGGACCTCACGGAAAAGACAGGCCACACCCCGGCCATCAACCAGATCGAGATTCATCCGGGCTTCAGCCAGGTTGTCCAGCGCAGCGACAATGCTGCCAAGGGCATCGTCACGGAGAGCTGGTCACCACTGGGCAAGGGCACAAATCTCACCGACCCGCGGATCGCGAAGATTGCGGCCAACCACGGAGTCAGCCCCGCACAGGCGATCATCCGTTGGCATATTCAGCGCGGGGATGTGGTGATTCCGCGTAGCTCCAAGGTGGAGCGAGTGAAGCAGAACTTCGATGTCTTCGGCTTCAGCCTGTCGGCAGAGGACATGGCGGCCATCGACGTGATGGATGTCCCCGATGGTCGTGTGGGGCCGGATCCGCTGGAATTCCACGTGGGGACGCCGGCGGACAGCTAAATTAGTCAGCATGAGTGTGCTCTCCGCCCGCCACGGTGATGTCACCGTGATTACCCTCAATAATCCCGCCAAGCGCAATGCGCTCACTGCGCAGTTCGCGCGGGAGATCGCTGAGGCCATAAGGGAGGCCTCAGCTGGAGAGGTGGCGGAGGACCGCCAAGCGCGAGCCATCCTCCTCCGTGGCGAGGGGCCAGCCTTTTGTGCGGGCGCGGACCTCGGCGGTGGAGTGTACGGCGACGATTTCTGGGCGTCGATAACGGACATGCTGAACGCCATCACCGAGTCTCCTGTTCCGGTGATCGCAGATGTCCAGGGACCTGCCGTGGGGGCGGGTTGTCAGCTCATTTTGGCTTGCGACCTGCGTGTATTTGGTGAGCGCGGCGTCTGTTGGATTCCCGTGGCCAAGCATGCCTTCGCCATGGACGACTGGACGATCCGCCGTGCACGGGAGTTGCTGGGAGGTTCTGTGGCCCGCAACTTGCTCCTCGGTGGGGCGCAGGTGGGCACGGAACAGGCGTTGGCGCTTGGCTTCGCTATGAGCAAGGCTTCCGTGGCGGATCAGCGCGATGAGCCGCTGGAAATCGCGCAGTCCATCGCGGGTGGCGCGCCGTTGAGTATGGAGCACTCCAAGCGCGTGCTCAATCATGAGGACCCGGCCAATGATGCTGAGCTCCAGCAGATGTTCACAGACGTGTGGGCCAGTGAGGATGCGAGCGAGGCACGCAGGGCTCGTGCTGAGCAGCGCGCACCACACTTCACCGGCCGCTAAACGCTCAATCTGAAGGCTTCTGAGTCACAGCGGCCATAGTGACTAAAGCGGTTTGCTCGGCCCTGGGGGCTGCGCCAGCGCACTACTTGACCTGCGCGATGACCTCCACGTGGGGCATGACAAACAGCGCGCCGGGTGTGTCGGCCCAGGCATGCCACCCCTCGACGATCTGCGTGATCGCTGCGCGCGTGGCGTCACCAGCCGTGGCTCCACCATCTTCGGAGCGTTGCACGTCGCCTAACGCTTCAGCTGCTCGGAGCACATAGTTTTCCTCTTGGGTGCGTTCCGCCCAGGAGTCCGCCAGCCATTGTCGCTGTTCCGGCTCGCCATAGGTCCAGTTGGAGGAGGTCACCGTGATCTCGGTGAGCCCTGCCCGGTGGAACCAGAGCGGTAGGTGGCGCCCGGCGTTCGGCTGCATTCCAGCTAGGTCCGCGACGACCGAAAAGATGGCACGCCAGCGCGATAGCCCTGGGCTTGGGGGATACCAAAGCATCGCGCCGTAATCGACTTCACGGGAGGCGATGATGCCACCCGGCTTGACGATGCGCGCACACTCTTTCAGAGCGGCGATGGGGTCGGGGAGGTGATGGAGCACTTGTGCCATGAAAGACACATCCACTGAGTCATCGGGAAAGGGTAGTGCGGTGGCTTCGCCCTGGGTGAAGGTCACGTCAAGATCGGCCTCCGCGGCGGCTTTGGTTGCGACGCCAATGGCCTCCGGCGCGAAGTCGATGCCCGTGACCTGCGAGGCTTTACCGCCGAGGCTTTCGATATGGCGGGCGAGGTCGAGGGTGATACTGCCCGGTCCACAGCCGATATCGGCGAGTATCGTGTCGCCACGGAGGTGGGGGAGAAGAAAAGCCGCCGAATCCTTCGCTGTCCGTGCCGCATGAACTTTCTGTGCACCTGCGTGGCCGTGGATATAGGAGTTGCTGCTGTGTTCGCTCATGTCGTCCAGCCTATAAGCTTCTTGCCTCGGTGAAGTTTGGCCGTTTTTCGTTCCTTACACCTGACAGTCCCGAGCTGTGTGAGGTCAGATCCTCCTCTTGACGACCATGG
Coding sequences within:
- the fkpA gene encoding FKBP-type peptidyl-prolyl cis-trans isomerase FkpA: MSKPQIEPQSGPAPSELVIEDITVGEGAEAVAGGMVDVHYVGVDFETGEEFDSSWDRGQSIQFPLNGLIQGWQEGIPGMKVGGRRQLTIPPEKAYGPAGMGHPLSGRTLVFIIDLLDAQ
- a CDS encoding ABC transporter permease, translated to MSTTTSTQNTKYSSANTISTVAAREISVLLRSKGVIFSLLITLIVTVGGVFVANFFMNKDSDEQPSLAVVGMESAPFEQVAKEITEANNPGAMEGAGPIAGVGSGGTGEIKVESIDSADEAKQKVKDGDVDAALVAEGEGKDTSYELFAKGSPNGTVTAIVSTTLTANAQNEALNAVGVDPADFTNALPDSSYTTVDLDEEKEQESNLGAVVTVMIAVSLMSFFIILFAANIGGRVTEEKSSRVVEIILASVRPMDFLAGKLVGNAILGLVSTAIILGAGATAVKITGLLEGFTLSMAVVPLMLLSFAIGLLFFGSLYAAAGSMVSRTEDLQSTQSPIMLLIFGMIYAPIFGWNALDSTIMQVLAWVPPFSLTVAPVQMIGGNMSLLEVLASFGLAMLLTVGALALVAKIYRNAILHNGSKLTWVKALKGN
- a CDS encoding ABC transporter ATP-binding protein, which translates into the protein MEPLHIDHLNKSYGDHRVLTDMTFSVHPGEIYGFVGSNGAGKSTTMRIALGVLSSDSGEVRIGNQKMNDNLRRRIGYMPEERGLYAKEKLADQLTFFGKLHGMNGKAAATSANNLLERLGLAERKDDKLDELSLGNQQRVQLAASLIHNPDLLILDEPFSGLDPVAVNVMSEILRERANAGVPVMFSSHQLDLVQRLCDRVGIITKGQMRAEGSVHELRNRGPIRYEVVTPARGWEPEWAHVIETHAATAEHPGRVIVEVDSEQRDQELLQAALAAGPVHSFTRRVPDLTELFQEVVQS
- a CDS encoding helix-turn-helix transcriptional regulator, yielding MSPKKKPTQPIFNRVRVLRAERDMSRAQLATLIGVNPQTVGALERGDHSPSLDLAFRLCEVFQLPVEAVFSREEFLPMSQEMYPRTTPTKEETP
- a CDS encoding aldo/keto reductase, with translation MVGMAPYENIAMNDGNSIPQLGLGVWELSDEDTYSSVRAAIEVGCRHVDTAKIYGNEEAVGRAIADAISAGEIAREDIFVTTKLWNEDQTRGEEALNASLQRLGMDYVDLYLLHWPCPKAGTYVQAYESMIAGQEAGKVRSVGVCNFYQETLEDLTEKTGHTPAINQIEIHPGFSQVVQRSDNAAKGIVTESWSPLGKGTNLTDPRIAKIAANHGVSPAQAIIRWHIQRGDVVIPRSSKVERVKQNFDVFGFSLSAEDMAAIDVMDVPDGRVGPDPLEFHVGTPADS
- a CDS encoding enoyl-CoA hydratase, with amino-acid sequence MSVLSARHGDVTVITLNNPAKRNALTAQFAREIAEAIREASAGEVAEDRQARAILLRGEGPAFCAGADLGGGVYGDDFWASITDMLNAITESPVPVIADVQGPAVGAGCQLILACDLRVFGERGVCWIPVAKHAFAMDDWTIRRARELLGGSVARNLLLGGAQVGTEQALALGFAMSKASVADQRDEPLEIAQSIAGGAPLSMEHSKRVLNHEDPANDAELQQMFTDVWASEDASEARRARAEQRAPHFTGR
- a CDS encoding class I SAM-dependent methyltransferase codes for the protein MSEHSSNSYIHGHAGAQKVHAARTAKDSAAFLLPHLRGDTILADIGCGPGSITLDLARHIESLGGKASQVTGIDFAPEAIGVATKAAAEADLDVTFTQGEATALPFPDDSVDVSFMAQVLHHLPDPIAALKECARIVKPGGIIASREVDYGAMLWYPPSPGLSRWRAIFSVVADLAGMQPNAGRHLPLWFHRAGLTEITVTSSNWTYGEPEQRQWLADSWAERTQEENYVLRAAEALGDVQRSEDGGATAGDATRAAITQIVEGWHAWADTPGALFVMPHVEVIAQVK